The Daucus carota subsp. sativus chromosome 9, DH1 v3.0, whole genome shotgun sequence genome window below encodes:
- the LOC108203501 gene encoding protein FAR1-RELATED SEQUENCE 5-like: protein MKLNTVRCLIALAAHRDWKLYQLDVNNAFLRDTLKDEVYMKVPEGKSHLPSQVCKRNMTLYGLKKASREWNDKLVAELLQQGFTQSKLDYSLFIHKQCSNITIVDVYVDDILLTSNNLSTIETLKQHLHSTFENSLIIWKSKKKSTVSQSYSKAEYRAMAFVPSELEARSLELYWNSLLRLDFYQSHGIIFSKLTSPSKSITPNKPRIEIEEENVSKKTPIVNVDDGDDDVEEVGDDDVEEVGDDDVEEVRDECFDDFCDKQNSKDDDLNESCPCVGQLFDSLDEAEMFYRDYGRRVGFEVIIRTTHRRVKSRRICSRLYICRKGGRIVPKSLDEDTDVQKRRRNRDSIGRTHCLARMYVVHRQKLKKWEVTSVYLKHNHTMISKDEVLFMHRPRNITLVIRQLMITLNKSGIGPSKTLNVLGELTGGLENIGFGNQDVRNVLRDIQHYVFHSSDALEVLALLRELKRNSQGEFFYKVDVDEENHVRAMLWVDLRSVNAYKNFGDVVFYSTYRTNRYCMPFVPFTGVNHHYQSILFGMSLIRDETEESYLWVFKSWLEAMGNVAPQTIITDQDIAIGNAIAEVLPNTIHLFCTWHISTKFGEKLSHIYANHDHFKEDFNSRIYKSLTVAQFEDRWEELVEKYDLMNHSWLQDMYSVRHKWVHVYTKLHFTTRMTTTSRSESMNSFFDEFINASTGLKELYREKQYLREREADYATKNKERSKITSSSLESHAASTCTKKMFRRFQHELKESGAYVVVEKESNAIYKHYEAYKTTVQEEYRKYYVLIVTENGTITCVCQKFESSGILYRHIIRYFYKMQWSEIPKKCINLRWSVEGNERVGTLQHKRPKIESNFIENFSNESGKKRAREEEDDAHEVGDDDDDENFNDLRNPILSQTKDRKKERVKSGIERGKAKKGRKCNFCGAIDAQHDSRNCPTKLATNC, encoded by the exons ATGAAGCTCAACACAGTTAGGTGTTTAATAGCCTTAGCTGCTCACAGGGATTGGAAATTATATCAATTAGATGTTAATAATGCTTTCCTCCGTGATACTTTAAAAGATGAGGTTTATATGAAGGTTCCAGAAGGTAAATCTCACCTTCCAAGCCAGGTTTGCAAGCGCAATATGACATTGTATGGTCTTAAAAAGGCTTCAAGAGAATGGAATGATAAATTGGTTGCAGAATTGCTACAACAAGGATTTACTCAATCCAAGTTGGACTACAGTTTGTTTATTCACAAGCAATGTTCAAATATTACTATTGTAGATGTCTATGTGGATGATATACTTCTTACTAGCAATAATCTCTCTACAATTGAAACTCTCAAACAACATCTTCATTCAACATTTG AAAATTCTCTCATTATATGGAAATCTAAAAAGAAGAGTACCGTATCCCAGTCGTACTCCAAAGCTGAATATAGGGCAATGGCCTTTGTACCGTCTGAG CTTGAAGCTCGGAGCTTGGAGCTTTATTGGAATTCTTTATTAAGGTTAGATTTCTATCAATCTCATGGcatcatattttcaaaattaacatCCCCTAGTAAGTCCATTACACCTAATAAACCTAGAATTGAGATTGAAGAAGAAAATGTTAGTAAAAAGACCCCAATAGTGAATGTtgatgatggtgatgatgatgtggaggaggttggtgatgatgatgttgaggaggttggtgatgatgatgttgaggaGGTTCGTGATgaatgttttgatgatttttgtgacaaacaaaattcaaaagatGATGATTTGAATGAAAGTTGTCCTTGTGTTGGTCAATTGTTTGATAGCTTAGATGAAGCGGAGATGTTTTATAGAGATTATGGTAGACGTGTTGGTTTTGAGGTGATAATTAGAACCACACATAGGCGTGTGAAAAGTAGGAGAATTTGTTCGCGCTTATATATATGTCGAAAGGGTGGTCGAATAGTACCCAAGTCGTTGGATGAAGATACGGATGTTCAAAAAAGAAGGAGAAATAGGGATTCAATTGGTAGAACGCATTGCTTGGCGCGGATGTACGTTGTTCATAGGCAAAAATTGAAGAAATGGGAAGTGACATCggtttatttaaaacacaatcaCACGATGATTTCAAAGGATGAAGTGCTTTTCATGCACAGGCCAAGGAATATAACTCTCGTTATTCGGCAATTAATGATAACATTGAATAAATCGGGTATTGGGCCTTCAAAAACTTTAAATGTGTTAGGGGAGTTAACGGGTGGCTTAGAGAATATTGGATTTGGTAATCAAGATGTTCGGAATGTATTGCGTGATATTCAACATTATGTGTTTCATTCGAGTGATGCTTTAGAGGTTTTGGCATTACTTCGAGAATTGAAACGTAATAGTCAAGGTGAATTTTTCTATAAAGTTGACGTGGACGAGGAAAATCATGTGCGGGCCATGCTGTGGGTTGACCTGAGATCAGTCAATGCCTACAAAAATTTTGGAGATGTTGTGTTTTACTCCACGTATCGTACTAATAGGTATTGCATGCCGTTCGTGCCATTTACGGGGGTAAATCATCATTATCAGTCGATTTTGTTCGGAATGTCCCTGATAAGGGATGAGACTGAAGAATCTTACTTATGGGTGTTTAAGAGTTGGTTGGAAGCTATGGGGAACGTGGCTCCACAAACGATCATCACCGATCAAGACATTGCTATTGGAAACGCAATTGCCGAAGTTTTGCCTAACACAATTCATTTATTTTGTACGTGGCATATAAGTACAAAATTTGGTGAAAAATTGTCGCATATATATGCAAATCATGATCACTTCAAAGAAGATTTCAACTCTCGCATCTACAAGTCACTAACGGTTGCACAATTCGAAGATAGGTGGGAGGAATTAGTTGAAAAATACGATTTGATGAACCATTCTTGGTTACAAGATATGTACTCCGTTCGACACAAGTGGGTCCATGTTTACACTAAACTTCACTTCACAACCAGGATGACCACTACCTCCAGAAGTGAGTCAATGAATTCTTTCTTCGATGAATTTATCAATGCTAGTACCGGTTTGAAAGAGTTGTATAGAGAGAAACAATATTTACGTGAAAGAGAGGCTGATTATGCAACAAAGAACAAGGAAAGGTCCAaaataacatcatcatcattggaGAGTCATGCAGCATCTACTTGCACGAAAAAAATGTTTAGACGTTTTCAACACGAACTCAAAGAAAGTGGAGCTTATGTCGTGGTTGAGAAAGAGAGCAATGCAATTTACAAGCATTACGAGGCATACAAAACAACGGTCCAAGAGGAGTATAGAAAATACTATGTTTTGATCGTCACCGAGAATGGCACCATAACTTGTGTTTGTCAAAAATTTGAAAGTTCAGGAATACTTTACCGTCATATTATTCGATACTTTTATAAGATGCAATGGTCAGAGATTCCTAAGAAGTGCATCAATTTGAGATGGTCAGTTGAAGGCAATGAAAGAGTGGGAACCTTACAACACAAGCGTCCTAAAATTG AAtcgaattttattgaaaatttctcGAATGAGAGTGGGAAAAAACGTGCGCGTGAGGAAGAAGATGATGCGCATGAGGTCGGGGATGACGATGATGACGAAAATTTCAATGATTTGAGAAATCCTATATTATCTCAAACCAAAGATCGTAAAAAAGAAAGGGTGAAAAGTGGCATAGAGCGCGGCAAAGCGAAAAAAGGTAGAAAATGTAATTTTTGTGGTGCAATTGATGCccaacatgattcaagaaattGTCCCACAAAATTAGCGACAAATtgctaa